One genomic window of Musa acuminata AAA Group cultivar baxijiao unplaced genomic scaffold, Cavendish_Baxijiao_AAA HiC_scaffold_1137, whole genome shotgun sequence includes the following:
- the LOC135670953 gene encoding zinc-finger homeodomain protein 2-like, producing MDFEDHDEADEEMGLLAISGYDNPMPNSARGGEGGGGGGDKMGGSAGGAEEAAVLGSGKRKVGGDGGGWGVRYRECLKNHAVAIGGHAVDGCSEFLAAGEEDTLDALRCAACSCHRNFHRREEEGGGGGAVLETVGYYHRFSPFYRTPAGYLHHRHHMVVAASAQQQHRPQLLALPSTSGAGGQSRDDQDSDSNPMMGAGGLVGVGGAAGTSGSGGHRKRSRTKFTQEQKEKMLAFAERVGWRIQKHDEAAVQQFCGETCVDRHVLKVWMHNNKQTLGKKP from the coding sequence ATGGATTTCGAAGATCACGATGAGGCTGATGAGGAGATGGGGTTACTGGCGATTTCGGGCTACGATAACCCCATGCCGAATTCAGCTcgtggaggagaaggaggaggaggaggaggagataaaATGGGAGGCAGCGCGGGCGGAGCTGAGGAAGCGGCCGTGTTAGGTTCGGGGAAACGGAAGGTGGGCGGTGACGGAGGTGGATGGGGAGTGAGGTACAGGGAGTGCTTAAAGAACCACGCGGTGGCTATCGGAGGCCACGCAGTGGACGGATGCAGCGAGTTCTTGGCTGCCGGGGAGGAGGACACGCTCGACGCGCTCCGATGCGCCGCGTGCAGCTGCCACCGCAACTTCCATCGGAGGGAGGAAGAGGGCGGTGGCGGAGGGGCCGTGCTAGAGACGGTTGGGTACTACCATCGGTTCTCACCGTTCTACCGGACGCCGGCGGGGTACCTGCACCATCGCCATCACATGGTGGTGGCCGCGTCCGCACAGCAGCAGCACAGGCCGCAGCTCCTCGCGCTGCCGTCGACTTCCGGCGCAGGAGGGCAGAGCCGGGACGACCAGGACAGCGACTCGAATCCGATGATGGGGGCGGGAGGGCTGGTGGGAGTAGGCGGCGCGGCGGGCACATCAGGATCGGGAGGGCACAGGAAGAGATCCCGGACCAAGTTCACGCAGGAGCAGAAGGAGAAGATGCTGGCATTCGCGGAGCGCGTGGGGTGGCGGATCCAGAAGCACGACGAGGCGGCGGTGCAGCAGTTCTGCGGCGAGACCTGCGTCGATCGCCATGTACTCAAGGTCTGGATGCACAACAACAAGCAAACCCTCGGTAAGAAACCCTAG